One Actinoplanes missouriensis 431 DNA segment encodes these proteins:
- a CDS encoding alpha/beta fold hydrolase, whose translation MRIGDADVYSEVAGDGDPVLLLHGGFCSLESLRAQSDALTPDYRVYAFERPGHGRTADIEGDYGYGRMVADTVAYLDAAGCESAHVVGYSDGAIIGLLMALDHPARVRSVTAISGNLDPGAFRDSAGVVLDALPPSSGESRPDVERMHYERLSPDGPEHADVVLTKLFRLWRSEPHIDPADLARITAPVLVMSGDRDTIRPDHSLLIAASIPGAQLCVVPGTTHNLIAERPELISLLIRDFLREAG comes from the coding sequence GTGCGGATCGGCGACGCCGACGTCTACTCCGAGGTCGCCGGCGACGGCGATCCCGTCCTGCTGCTGCACGGCGGCTTCTGCTCCCTGGAATCGCTGCGAGCCCAGTCCGACGCCCTCACACCCGATTACCGGGTGTACGCCTTCGAGCGCCCCGGCCACGGCCGGACGGCCGACATCGAGGGCGATTACGGGTACGGGCGGATGGTCGCCGACACCGTGGCCTACCTCGACGCGGCCGGGTGCGAGTCGGCGCACGTGGTCGGCTACAGCGACGGGGCGATCATCGGGTTGCTGATGGCGCTCGACCATCCGGCGCGGGTGCGGTCGGTGACCGCGATCAGCGGAAACCTGGATCCCGGCGCGTTCCGTGACTCCGCCGGGGTGGTGCTCGATGCTCTTCCCCCTTCTTCGGGGGAGTCACGGCCGGACGTCGAGCGGATGCACTACGAACGCCTGTCGCCGGACGGGCCGGAGCACGCCGACGTCGTGCTGACCAAGCTGTTCCGGCTGTGGCGCAGCGAGCCGCACATCGACCCGGCCGACCTGGCCCGGATCACCGCGCCGGTGCTGGTTATGTCGGGCGACCGGGACACGATCCGGCCGGATCACAGCCTGCTGATCGCGGCGTCGATCCCGGGGGCGCAGCTGTGCGTGGTGCCGGGGACCACGCACAACCTGATCGCCGAGCGCCCCGAGCTGATCAGCCTGCTGATCCGCGACTTCCTGCGCGAGGCTGGTTGA
- a CDS encoding ABC transporter ATP-binding protein, with protein MAVIEVREIQKRYSGAVAVDDVSLTVEQGEIFGILGPNGAGKTTTVECVAGLRAPDRGTISVLGLDPLRDRAELTRRLGVQLQESRLPDRLQVAEALELYSSFYPRPADWRALMEALNLQSKATTRYGRLSGGQKQRLSIALALVGNPEIAILDELTTGLDPQARRDTWALIEQARSRGTTIVLVTHFMQEAERLCDRLALINGGRVVTVDTPEGLTAQARIEQRIVFHPSRPCDDALLTALPEVSRVTRRDDLVVVEGTAEAITTVIPLLSAHGIVPQRLRVEQASLEDAFVTLTGKDFS; from the coding sequence ATGGCAGTCATCGAGGTCCGCGAGATACAGAAACGCTATTCCGGCGCCGTCGCCGTCGACGACGTCTCCCTCACCGTCGAACAGGGCGAGATCTTCGGGATTCTCGGCCCGAACGGCGCCGGCAAGACCACCACCGTGGAGTGCGTCGCCGGGCTGCGGGCGCCGGACCGGGGCACGATCAGCGTGCTCGGCCTGGACCCGCTGCGTGACCGGGCCGAGCTGACCCGCCGGCTCGGGGTGCAGTTGCAGGAGAGCCGGCTGCCGGACCGGTTGCAGGTCGCCGAGGCGCTCGAGCTCTACAGCTCGTTCTATCCCCGGCCGGCCGACTGGCGCGCGCTGATGGAGGCCCTCAACCTCCAATCCAAGGCCACCACCCGGTACGGGCGGCTCTCCGGCGGCCAGAAGCAGCGGCTCTCCATCGCCCTGGCGCTGGTCGGCAACCCGGAGATCGCCATCCTGGACGAGCTCACCACCGGACTCGACCCGCAGGCGCGGCGGGACACCTGGGCGCTGATCGAGCAGGCCCGCAGCCGTGGCACCACGATCGTGCTGGTCACCCACTTCATGCAGGAGGCCGAACGGCTCTGCGACCGGCTGGCCCTGATCAACGGCGGCCGGGTCGTCACCGTGGACACACCGGAGGGTCTGACCGCGCAGGCCCGCATCGAGCAGCGGATCGTCTTCCACCCGTCCCGGCCCTGCGACGACGCCCTGCTGACCGCCCTGCCCGAGGTCTCCCGGGTGACCCGCCGTGACGACCTGGTCGTCGTCGAGGGCACCGCCGAGGCGATCACCACCGTCATCCCGCTGCTGTCCGCCCACGGCATCGTCCCGCAGCGCCTGCGCGTCGAGCAGGCCAGCCTCGAGGACGCGTTCGTCACCCTCACCGGAAAGGATTTCTCATGA
- a CDS encoding ABC transporter permease yields MSTLRLIRTETVLSIRDKIGPLWGVGFPLVLLVILGNVPSLREPQEVNGGIATFDLYVPVLILFNLAMLALIAVPTVLAGYRQAGVLRRLQTTPVGPARVLTAQLVANLLTAVVATVVFLATARFAFGVGLPGAVPGFVVAWLLVAAAMLGIGLLITALATGQPQASAIGTVLYFPLMFCAGLWVPITQMPPLLRDISHATPLGAGMQAFQDAYAGDFPAAQPLLILTGYAVVSAAAAVRWFRWS; encoded by the coding sequence ATGAGCACGCTGCGCCTGATCCGCACCGAGACCGTGCTGTCGATCCGCGACAAGATCGGCCCGCTCTGGGGAGTCGGCTTCCCCCTGGTCCTGCTCGTCATCCTGGGCAACGTCCCGTCGCTGCGCGAACCGCAAGAGGTCAACGGCGGCATCGCCACCTTCGACCTGTACGTGCCCGTGCTGATCCTGTTCAACCTGGCCATGCTCGCCCTGATCGCGGTGCCGACCGTCCTCGCCGGATACCGGCAGGCCGGCGTGCTGCGCCGCCTGCAGACCACCCCGGTCGGACCGGCCCGGGTGCTCACCGCCCAGCTGGTGGCGAACCTGCTCACCGCGGTCGTCGCCACGGTGGTCTTCCTGGCCACGGCCCGGTTCGCCTTCGGCGTCGGGCTGCCCGGCGCCGTGCCGGGCTTCGTGGTCGCCTGGCTGCTGGTCGCCGCCGCGATGCTCGGCATCGGGCTGCTGATCACCGCACTGGCCACCGGTCAGCCGCAGGCCAGCGCGATCGGCACGGTGCTGTACTTCCCGCTGATGTTCTGCGCCGGGCTCTGGGTGCCGATCACGCAGATGCCGCCGCTGCTGCGCGACATCAGCCACGCCACCCCGCTCGGCGCCGGCATGCAGGCCTTCCAGGACGCGTACGCCGGTGACTTCCCGGCCGCCCAGCCCCTGCTGATCCTCACCGGGTACGCGGTGGTCAGCGCGGCGGCCGCGGTCCGCTGGTTCCGCTGGTCCTAG
- a CDS encoding sensor histidine kinase produces MDTSRSSEPPRLLVTAVPYGVLALLTVYLLADWRANAGSLLLCAAAAGWMAGMFVRRLPYPAMMFCGLLAITLLLVLREPAFGFFTTAAYIYAFAFLPWPGRVPAIAAVAVVAGIAQASSFDKSDAGDYTLAAVIIALNVLIMTVMAWVLRLDERNSDELSRANALLRASLEENTALHARLLAQAREAGVLEERQRMAREIHDTVAQGLTGIITQLQAAEQRHEVPDEWRRPFDAITGLARQSLTEARRSVDALRPEQLETARLADALTGVAERWTALHHLPVRVTTTGTPLPLPADAEFALLRTAQEALANVAKHAGATRAGVTLSYLEHEVALDVLDDGTGFDPSSLKDGSYGLTIMRQRVEAFGGTLQIESEPGAGTGVSARVPVRGVSDE; encoded by the coding sequence ATGGACACCTCCCGGAGCAGCGAGCCGCCGCGGCTGCTGGTGACCGCGGTGCCCTACGGCGTGCTCGCGCTGCTGACCGTCTACCTGCTCGCCGACTGGCGCGCCAACGCCGGATCGTTGCTGCTGTGCGCCGCGGCCGCCGGGTGGATGGCCGGCATGTTCGTGCGCCGGCTGCCGTACCCCGCGATGATGTTCTGCGGTCTGCTGGCGATCACGTTGCTGCTGGTGCTGCGGGAGCCCGCCTTCGGGTTCTTCACCACGGCCGCCTACATCTACGCGTTCGCGTTCCTGCCCTGGCCGGGGCGGGTGCCGGCGATCGCGGCGGTGGCGGTCGTGGCCGGGATCGCGCAGGCGTCCAGCTTCGACAAGTCGGACGCCGGTGACTACACCCTCGCCGCCGTGATCATCGCGCTGAACGTCCTGATCATGACGGTGATGGCGTGGGTGCTGCGTCTCGACGAGCGCAACTCCGACGAGCTGAGCCGCGCCAACGCCCTGCTGAGAGCCTCGCTCGAGGAGAACACCGCGCTGCACGCCCGGCTGCTGGCGCAGGCCCGCGAGGCCGGTGTCCTGGAGGAGCGGCAGCGGATGGCGCGGGAGATCCACGACACCGTCGCGCAGGGCCTGACCGGCATCATCACCCAGCTGCAGGCGGCCGAGCAGCGGCACGAGGTTCCGGACGAGTGGCGGCGGCCGTTCGACGCGATCACGGGCCTCGCCCGGCAGAGTCTCACCGAGGCCCGCCGCTCGGTGGACGCGCTGCGCCCCGAGCAGCTGGAGACGGCCCGCCTCGCCGACGCGCTCACCGGTGTCGCCGAGCGATGGACCGCGTTACACCACCTTCCGGTACGGGTGACGACCACCGGAACGCCGCTGCCCCTGCCCGCCGACGCCGAGTTCGCCCTGCTCCGCACCGCGCAGGAGGCCCTCGCCAACGTCGCCAAGCACGCGGGCGCCACCCGGGCCGGCGTCACGCTGTCCTACCTGGAGCACGAGGTGGCGCTGGACGTGCTCGACGACGGCACGGGGTTCGACCCGTCGTCGCTGAAGGACGGCAGCTACGGTCTGACCATCATGCGCCAGCGGGTGGAGGCGTTCGGCGGGACGCTGCAGATCGAGTCCGAGCCCGGCGCCGGCACCGGCGTCTCCGCCCGCGTTCCGGTCCGGGGAGTGTCCGATGAGTGA
- a CDS encoding response regulator yields the protein MSESTIRLVVADDHPVVRDGLATMFASAPGFTVVGEAADGAEAVRMAQALSPDVILMDLRMPGTDGLTAITELARAGNPARVLVLTTYDNDAHVLPAIEAGATGYLLKDSPREDLLRGVRAAARGETVLSPSVALRLVNRVRTPAPQLLSQRELEVLQLVAAGNTNREAAARLFITEATVKSHLLNIYAKLGVSDRAAAVAEAYNRRLLLPDSP from the coding sequence ATGAGTGAGAGCACCATCCGTCTCGTGGTCGCCGACGACCACCCCGTCGTGCGCGACGGGCTGGCCACCATGTTCGCCTCGGCGCCCGGCTTCACCGTGGTCGGTGAGGCCGCCGACGGCGCCGAAGCGGTCCGGATGGCGCAGGCCCTCTCCCCCGACGTGATCCTGATGGACCTGCGGATGCCCGGCACCGACGGTCTCACCGCGATCACCGAACTGGCCCGCGCCGGCAACCCGGCCCGCGTCCTGGTGCTCACCACCTACGACAACGACGCCCACGTGCTCCCGGCGATCGAGGCCGGCGCCACCGGATATCTGCTCAAGGACTCACCCCGCGAAGATCTCCTTCGGGGGGTACGGGCAGCGGCGCGCGGCGAGACCGTCCTCTCCCCGTCGGTCGCGTTGCGGCTGGTCAACCGGGTGCGTACCCCCGCGCCGCAGCTGCTCAGCCAGCGCGAGCTGGAGGTGCTGCAACTCGTGGCCGCGGGCAACACGAACCGGGAGGCGGCGGCCCGGCTGTTCATCACCGAGGCGACGGTGAAGAGCCACCTGCTCAACATCTACGCGAAGCTGGGCGTCAGCGACCGGGCGGCGGCGGTGGCCGAGGCGTACAACCGCCGGCTGCTCCTGCCCGACTCCCCCTAG